A portion of the Bdellovibrio bacteriovorus genome contains these proteins:
- the purM gene encoding phosphoribosylformylglycinamidine cyclo-ligase: MSKIDYKEAGVDVHKADAFVERIKNLVPTTFNENVLDGIGGFASVYKLNEEKYIAACTDGVGTKLKLGQKLNKHHGIGIDLVAMCVNDLLCVGAKPLFFLDYMAFGKLDTRVSEELIAGMVDGCKQSGMALVGGETAEMPGVYQDGEYDLAGFSVGDLDPKDMFSEKNMTEGDVMIGIASSGFHSNGYSLLRKLVKDDEKELMEQLLVPTKIYVEVFTQLRKKFQGSILAAAHMTGGGIDNIPRMSEAFDYDLSSWPPSTEIAPVFKPIVSRLDIPQEELFRTFNMGIGLTVLVKKQDAESVLSFLKDKNVKAWKLGAIKKGTGQVALTQKWV; the protein is encoded by the coding sequence ATGTCAAAAATTGACTACAAAGAAGCCGGCGTCGATGTTCACAAGGCGGATGCCTTTGTGGAGCGAATCAAAAATCTTGTGCCGACGACATTTAATGAAAATGTCTTAGACGGTATTGGCGGATTTGCTTCCGTTTACAAGTTGAATGAAGAAAAATACATCGCCGCTTGCACCGATGGTGTGGGAACAAAGTTAAAGCTGGGTCAGAAGTTGAACAAACACCACGGCATCGGGATTGATCTTGTCGCGATGTGTGTGAATGATCTTTTGTGTGTAGGTGCGAAGCCTTTGTTTTTTTTAGATTACATGGCCTTTGGAAAACTCGACACGCGCGTCAGTGAAGAGCTGATCGCCGGCATGGTGGACGGTTGTAAACAATCGGGAATGGCTTTGGTTGGTGGCGAGACGGCAGAGATGCCGGGCGTTTACCAAGACGGAGAATACGACCTTGCCGGTTTCAGTGTGGGTGACCTTGATCCTAAAGACATGTTCAGTGAAAAGAATATGACCGAAGGTGATGTGATGATTGGTATTGCCTCGAGCGGTTTTCATTCTAACGGGTACTCTCTTTTAAGAAAGCTTGTGAAAGACGACGAAAAGGAGCTGATGGAGCAACTTTTGGTGCCGACAAAAATTTACGTCGAAGTATTCACGCAATTGCGCAAAAAATTTCAAGGAAGCATCTTGGCGGCGGCACACATGACGGGCGGGGGGATTGATAACATCCCACGCATGAGCGAAGCCTTTGATTACGATTTGAGTTCTTGGCCGCCATCCACTGAAATTGCGCCGGTATTTAAACCCATCGTCAGTCGTTTAGATATTCCGCAAGAGGAACTTTTCCGTACCTTCAATATGGGTATTGGATTGACGGTCTTAGTGAAAAAACAAGACGCTGAAAGTGTTTTAAGCTTTTTAAAAGACAAAAACGTGAAGGCTTGGAAGCTGGGTGCCATCAAAAAAGGAACCGGTCAGGTCGCGTTAACGCAAAAGTGGGTTTAA